Proteins from a single region of Novosphingobium sp. CECT 9465:
- a CDS encoding histidine phosphatase family protein, with protein MKTLALFRHAKSDWSDARARDFDRPLNERGQRGARAMGGWIKATGRQFDRMIASPAVRAAETVEEASKAWGCTFKVEWDRRIYLASSATLIDVLKELEGEPDSVLMVGHNPGLEDLIFDLVPDDGSSPLRDVVEQKFPTATFAVIELDASRWADVTEGCGRLVELKRPRDLDPALGPQLID; from the coding sequence GTGAAGACACTCGCCCTGTTCCGCCATGCCAAGTCGGACTGGAGCGATGCGCGTGCGCGGGATTTCGACCGTCCGCTGAACGAACGCGGCCAGCGCGGTGCCCGCGCGATGGGAGGCTGGATCAAAGCCACCGGGCGGCAGTTCGACCGCATGATAGCATCGCCAGCCGTACGCGCCGCCGAAACCGTGGAAGAAGCGAGCAAGGCCTGGGGCTGCACGTTCAAGGTCGAATGGGACCGCCGGATTTACCTCGCCAGTTCGGCAACGCTGATCGACGTGCTGAAGGAACTTGAAGGCGAGCCTGACAGCGTACTCATGGTGGGGCATAACCCCGGCCTTGAAGACCTGATCTTCGACCTTGTGCCGGATGACGGTTCATCGCCGTTGCGCGATGTTGTCGAACAGAAATTCCCGACCGCGACCTTTGCCGTCATCGAACTGGATGCCAGCCGATGGGCAGATGTAACAGAAGGCTGTGGCCGGTTGGTCGAACTCAAGCGACCGCGCGACCTCGATCCCGCGCTTGGCCCTCAATTGATAGACTAA
- a CDS encoding MBL fold metallo-hydrolase produces the protein MKVAIIPVTPLEQNCTLVWCTRTMKGAFIDAGGDIEKLKLAVERSGVTVEKLLVTHGHVDHCGVTGILAKDLGVPIEGPHEADRFWISRLDDDGRRWGITGEVFEPDRWLSDGDKVTIGELELDVVHCPGHTPGHVVFHHAPSRFAIVGDVLFQGSIGRTDFPMGNHQDLLDSITQKLWPLGDDTMFVPGHGPHSTFGRERQTNSFVSDFALKQ, from the coding sequence ATGAAAGTGGCGATCATTCCCGTGACCCCGCTTGAACAGAACTGTACGCTGGTGTGGTGCACCAGAACGATGAAAGGCGCCTTCATCGATGCCGGCGGTGACATCGAAAAGCTGAAGCTGGCGGTCGAGCGGTCCGGGGTGACGGTCGAGAAACTGCTCGTCACGCACGGTCATGTCGATCACTGCGGCGTCACCGGAATTCTGGCGAAGGATCTGGGTGTGCCGATCGAAGGCCCGCATGAGGCCGACCGCTTCTGGATTTCGCGGCTCGACGATGATGGCCGCCGCTGGGGCATTACCGGCGAAGTGTTCGAGCCGGACCGCTGGCTGTCAGACGGCGACAAGGTAACCATCGGTGAACTTGAACTCGATGTGGTCCACTGTCCCGGCCATACACCGGGCCACGTGGTGTTTCATCACGCGCCGTCCCGCTTTGCAATTGTCGGCGATGTCCTGTTCCAGGGATCGATCGGGCGCACCGATTTTCCGATGGGCAATCATCAGGACCTGCTCGATTCGATCACGCAGAAGCTCTGGCCCTTGGGGGACGATACCATGTTCGTCCCCGGCCATGGGCCTCACAGCACCTTTGGCCGCGAACGCCAGACCAACTCTTTCGTCAGCGATTTCGCGCTCAAGCAATAA
- a CDS encoding beta-ketoacyl-ACP synthase III — translation MTLRSVLKGSGSALPKRAVSNAEMATMVDTTDEWIVERTGIRNRHIAGEGETTATLATEAARKALAAAGVDASRVDLIVLATATPDQTFPATATIVQHNLGCNGGIAFDVAAVCSGFLYAMATADSMIRTGMAKCALVIGAETFSRILDWEDRTTCVLFGDGAGAIVLEAQDVDDSDPSAPGIIATRLHADGAHNELLYVDGGPSTTGTVGKLRMRGREVFRHAVTNLANVLTEVLEASGQASGDIDWVVPHQANLRILDATARKLGLPSEKVIVTVDRHANTSAASVPLAYDTAVQDGRIKPGDLVMFEAMGGGFTWGACLARV, via the coding sequence ATGACCTTGCGCAGCGTTCTGAAGGGAAGCGGCTCCGCCCTGCCGAAACGTGCCGTATCGAATGCCGAAATGGCGACGATGGTCGATACCACCGACGAATGGATCGTCGAGCGGACCGGCATCCGCAATCGCCACATAGCGGGCGAGGGGGAAACCACAGCGACGCTGGCAACCGAGGCCGCCCGCAAGGCGCTGGCCGCAGCCGGGGTTGACGCATCGCGCGTCGACCTGATCGTTCTGGCGACCGCAACCCCTGACCAGACGTTCCCCGCAACCGCCACCATCGTTCAGCACAACCTTGGTTGCAATGGCGGGATCGCGTTCGATGTAGCGGCGGTCTGTTCCGGCTTTCTCTATGCCATGGCTACCGCCGATTCGATGATCCGCACCGGCATGGCCAAGTGTGCGCTGGTGATCGGGGCCGAAACCTTCAGCCGCATTCTCGATTGGGAAGACCGCACAACCTGCGTCCTGTTCGGTGATGGGGCAGGGGCCATCGTGCTCGAAGCGCAGGACGTTGACGATAGCGATCCGTCCGCGCCGGGCATCATCGCAACGCGGCTCCACGCCGATGGCGCACACAATGAACTGCTCTATGTCGATGGCGGTCCATCCACCACCGGCACTGTCGGCAAGCTGCGCATGCGCGGGCGCGAAGTGTTCCGCCACGCCGTCACCAACCTTGCCAATGTGCTGACCGAAGTGCTCGAAGCATCGGGCCAGGCATCGGGCGATATCGACTGGGTGGTGCCGCATCAGGCAAATCTGCGCATTCTCGATGCCACGGCGCGCAAGCTGGGCCTGCCATCGGAAAAGGTGATCGTCACGGTCGATCGCCATGCCAATACCAGCGCGGCATCCGTGCCTCTGGCCTATGATACGGCTGTGCAGGATGGCCGGATCAAGCCGGGCGACCTTGTGATGTTCGAGGCGATGGGCGGCGGCTTTACCTGGGGGGCCTGCCTCGCGCGGGTCTGA
- the plsX gene encoding phosphate acyltransferase PlsX: MSLPRIAVDAMGGDEGVRVMVEGAALARRRHDRFKFLLVGDEARIKQALENHPNLRGASEILHAPDTVSGEEKPTQALRRAKTTSMGMAINAVKQGHAGAAVSAGNTGALMAMAKLALRTMPGIDRPALSGLLPTLGDNDLVMLDLGANTDCDARNLVQFAIMGAAYARIVSNLQAPRVRLLNIGTEESKGTDTLRDAANQLKALADDLAMSFDGFTEADKLSRGDFDVVVTDGFSGNIALKSMEGAARFVADLLRRSFSSSLRSKFGFLISRPATELLKHHLDPNNHNGAVFLGLNGIVVKSHGSASAVGVANAVAVTARLLEENLTERIQADLARLGAEAIRSNGRGKSAAMNGENAA; encoded by the coding sequence ATGAGCCTGCCGCGTATCGCCGTCGATGCGATGGGCGGTGATGAGGGTGTGCGCGTTATGGTGGAAGGCGCGGCTCTTGCCCGCCGTCGCCATGATCGTTTCAAGTTCCTGCTGGTCGGGGATGAAGCGCGCATCAAGCAAGCGCTCGAAAATCACCCGAACCTTCGCGGGGCGTCGGAGATCCTCCACGCCCCCGATACCGTCAGCGGTGAAGAAAAGCCCACGCAGGCCCTGCGACGCGCCAAGACCACATCGATGGGCATGGCCATCAATGCGGTGAAGCAGGGTCATGCCGGCGCTGCTGTCAGCGCGGGCAATACCGGTGCGCTCATGGCCATGGCCAAGCTGGCGCTGCGAACGATGCCGGGGATTGACCGGCCTGCATTGTCGGGTCTGCTGCCGACTCTTGGCGATAACGATCTCGTCATGCTCGATCTTGGCGCCAACACCGATTGCGATGCCCGCAACCTCGTTCAATTTGCGATCATGGGCGCGGCCTATGCCCGTATCGTCAGCAATCTTCAGGCGCCGCGTGTGCGCCTGCTGAACATCGGCACCGAAGAATCCAAGGGCACCGATACCCTGCGCGATGCCGCGAACCAGCTCAAGGCGCTGGCTGACGATCTTGCGATGTCATTTGACGGCTTCACCGAGGCTGACAAGCTGTCGCGCGGCGATTTCGATGTGGTTGTCACCGATGGGTTTTCGGGCAACATCGCGTTGAAATCCATGGAAGGCGCGGCCCGTTTTGTGGCCGATCTCCTTCGTCGCAGCTTTTCCTCCTCGCTGCGCTCCAAGTTCGGTTTCCTGATCTCGCGTCCGGCCACCGAATTGCTCAAGCATCACCTTGACCCGAACAATCACAACGGCGCGGTTTTTCTGGGACTTAACGGCATCGTCGTGAAGAGCCATGGCAGCGCTTCGGCAGTTGGCGTGGCGAACGCGGTTGCGGTCACGGCGCGTCTGCTGGAGGAAAACCTGACAGAACGGATCCAGGCCGATCTTGCCCGCCTGGGCGCCGAGGCCATTCGTTCAAACGGGCGTGGCAAATCGGCCGCCATGAATGGCGAGAACGCGGCATGA
- a CDS encoding flagellin: MAVINTNISAIRATNASNSAAKMLGMAMERLSTGKRINSAKDDAAGLAITTTMTAQIKGMNQGVRNANDGISLAQTADGALNEVTAMLQRIRELAVQAKSGTYQESDRNAMQSEVENLTSQVSEVLTKTKFNGNELFAVATAPVAADDLEFIIQTGGETNDTVTLSSKAFDGDVLFGTGAVAYTAGGTQSLKVNDTVAGDGSGATNASDTIDNVDAALAAVSATRAGLGAGQNRLESVVNNLNDNVTNLSDARSRIVDTDYSAETTAMAKAQILSQASTAMIAQANQAQQNVLSLLK, translated from the coding sequence ATGGCAGTCATCAATACCAATATCAGCGCCATCCGCGCTACCAATGCTTCGAATTCGGCCGCCAAGATGCTTGGCATGGCCATGGAACGCCTTTCGACCGGCAAGCGCATCAACAGCGCGAAGGACGATGCGGCGGGCCTTGCGATCACCACGACCATGACCGCGCAGATCAAGGGCATGAATCAGGGCGTACGCAATGCCAACGACGGCATCAGCCTTGCCCAGACCGCCGATGGCGCGCTGAATGAAGTGACCGCGATGCTCCAGCGTATTCGCGAACTGGCGGTTCAGGCCAAATCGGGCACCTATCAGGAATCGGATCGCAACGCGATGCAGTCCGAAGTCGAGAACCTGACCAGCCAGGTCAGCGAAGTCCTGACCAAGACCAAGTTCAACGGCAATGAACTGTTTGCCGTGGCCACCGCGCCGGTCGCGGCCGACGATCTCGAATTCATCATCCAGACCGGCGGCGAAACCAATGATACGGTGACGCTTTCCAGCAAGGCCTTCGATGGCGATGTGCTGTTCGGCACCGGCGCCGTCGCCTACACCGCTGGCGGTACGCAGTCGCTCAAGGTGAACGATACCGTGGCCGGAGACGGCAGCGGCGCAACCAATGCCAGTGACACGATCGACAACGTCGATGCCGCACTCGCCGCCGTCAGCGCTACCCGCGCCGGCCTCGGTGCAGGCCAGAACCGCCTCGAATCGGTGGTGAACAACCTCAACGACAATGTCACCAACCTGTCTGATGCCCGGTCGCGCATCGTCGATACCGATTATTCGGCAGAAACGACCGCGATGGCCAAGGCGCAGATCCTTTCGCAGGCATCGACCGCGATGATCGCGCAGGCCAATCAGGCCCAGCAGAATGTACTTTCGCTTCTGAAGTAA
- a CDS encoding acetyltransferase, giving the protein MISLRLSRPDDAARTLAVWAAAVDATHPFLTPADRVAIGDEVAAFLPHVPLLLAVDENDCAIAFMLVADGMLEALFVDPAHHGTGIGKALVSRALADNPGMSIDVNAQNGGAVQFYRRLGFVETGRSDRDGQGRAYPLVHMRHAGCNS; this is encoded by the coding sequence ATGATTTCCCTGCGCCTTTCCCGGCCGGACGATGCAGCGCGCACCCTTGCCGTCTGGGCCGCTGCCGTCGATGCCACGCACCCGTTCCTGACGCCCGCCGATCGCGTTGCCATCGGTGATGAAGTGGCCGCCTTCCTGCCCCATGTTCCCCTGCTGCTGGCCGTTGATGAAAATGACTGCGCAATCGCGTTCATGCTTGTAGCGGACGGAATGCTGGAAGCCCTGTTCGTTGATCCTGCACACCATGGCACCGGCATCGGCAAAGCCCTGGTTTCGCGCGCCCTGGCAGACAATCCCGGAATGTCCATCGATGTGAACGCACAAAACGGCGGCGCTGTGCAGTTCTATCGGCGGCTGGGCTTTGTCGAGACCGGGCGTTCAGACCGCGACGGACAAGGGCGAGCTTATCCGTTGGTCCACATGCGCCACGCGGGCTGCAATTCCTAA
- a CDS encoding ATP-dependent DNA helicase, protein MPVTDTPALSLPAIHASHGGCWLRDGFATRGVGKGDAIVAAADTPLLMLNAPLVASRLGYPDLSGLDLLELYAFIHPARFVVPTPKGLAHALGLDEPRGDDAVPLLLQQAAAALLAVCERDDWAEREGAWTALQSLVRMRWPWATLLTPRIRRPEKAERWLFARLPEWEETADRAQPAQVVLGAEAIAARLAELTGKDAEMRPAQREYAREAGQAFAPRTTQRQPHMILAQAGTGTGKTFGYLAPASLWAEQSGGTVWVSTYTKALQRQLRRESRRAFPAERNGKPPVVVRKGRENYLCLLNLEDALQGGFGGRAAILAQLVARWAAYSQDGDMIGGDLPGWLGTLFRKRGIAALTDQRGECVYAGCPHYRKCFIERAARASADAELVIANHALVMVNAARGRDTAQRPTRIVFDEGHHVFEAADSTFAAALTGAETIELRRWVIGPEGKSRGRRRGLAARLADVASYDEEGARAITQAREAVEALPGDGWLARIVESTPSGPLEDLLSAARALTYARDESGGQDAGYGLETEIAQLDGPFIEVAGRSQEALEALRKPLVRLGLRLEALIEDGPDWLDGPARARIEGARGAIGWRTDLLAGWIALLARLGGPGDPDFVDWIAVERSDGREWDVGLHRHYLDPMKPFANTVLAPAHGVMMTSATLRDGEDWDSAIVRSGAPHIEVAPRLFAAESPFDYAAQAEVLIVTDVAKGDIPALAAAYGRLIEASGGGALGLFTAIRRLRAVYGRIADRLARGGLPLFAQHVDPIDTGTLVDIFRDDPRASLLGTDALRDGVDVPGDSLRLVIMEQVPWPKPSILHRARRFAGGGQAHDDRIIRARLAQAFGRLIRSVGDKGHFVVLSSAFPSRLLTAFPPGTPIRRVTLDVALQSVMGSVSETAAAHDRPEGIS, encoded by the coding sequence ATGCCGGTGACGGACACGCCCGCCCTTTCGCTTCCGGCGATTCACGCCAGCCATGGCGGGTGCTGGCTGCGCGATGGCTTTGCCACGCGCGGTGTGGGCAAGGGCGATGCCATCGTGGCGGCAGCAGACACGCCGCTGCTGATGCTGAACGCGCCGCTGGTGGCCAGTCGGCTGGGCTATCCCGATCTTTCCGGGCTGGACCTGCTCGAACTCTATGCGTTCATCCACCCTGCCCGCTTCGTGGTGCCAACGCCCAAGGGGCTTGCCCACGCATTGGGGCTGGATGAGCCACGCGGGGATGACGCGGTGCCGCTGTTGCTGCAACAGGCCGCAGCAGCTTTGCTTGCGGTGTGCGAGCGCGACGACTGGGCAGAACGCGAGGGTGCGTGGACGGCGTTGCAATCGCTGGTGCGGATGCGCTGGCCCTGGGCGACGCTGCTGACCCCGCGCATCCGGCGACCCGAAAAGGCCGAGCGCTGGCTGTTCGCGCGATTGCCGGAATGGGAGGAGACCGCCGACCGCGCCCAACCCGCGCAAGTGGTGCTGGGCGCAGAAGCCATCGCCGCGCGTCTGGCCGAACTGACCGGCAAGGATGCCGAAATGCGCCCGGCGCAACGCGAATATGCGCGCGAAGCCGGGCAGGCGTTCGCGCCGCGCACAACCCAGCGCCAGCCTCATATGATACTGGCGCAGGCGGGCACCGGCACCGGCAAGACCTTCGGTTACCTTGCCCCCGCCTCGCTATGGGCTGAACAATCGGGCGGAACGGTGTGGGTCTCGACTTACACCAAGGCCCTGCAACGCCAATTGCGCCGCGAAAGCCGCCGGGCGTTTCCGGCGGAGAGGAATGGCAAGCCGCCGGTGGTAGTGCGCAAGGGACGCGAAAATTACCTGTGCCTGCTCAATCTGGAAGATGCGTTGCAGGGCGGCTTCGGCGGGCGGGCGGCAATCCTGGCGCAACTGGTGGCGCGCTGGGCCGCCTATTCGCAGGACGGAGACATGATCGGCGGCGATCTGCCGGGCTGGCTGGGTACGCTGTTCCGCAAGCGCGGGATCGCGGCCCTGACCGACCAGCGCGGCGAATGCGTCTATGCCGGATGCCCGCACTATCGCAAATGCTTCATCGAACGGGCAGCTCGCGCATCGGCCGATGCCGAACTGGTGATTGCCAATCATGCGCTGGTCATGGTCAACGCCGCGCGGGGCCGCGATACCGCACAGCGCCCGACGCGGATCGTGTTTGACGAAGGCCATCATGTGTTCGAAGCGGCGGATTCCACGTTCGCCGCCGCCCTGACCGGGGCAGAAACCATCGAACTGCGCCGCTGGGTGATCGGCCCGGAAGGCAAATCGCGCGGGCGCCGGCGCGGGCTTGCCGCGCGCCTTGCCGATGTTGCCAGCTATGACGAGGAGGGCGCGCGCGCGATCACGCAGGCGCGCGAAGCTGTCGAAGCCCTGCCCGGCGATGGCTGGCTGGCGCGGATCGTGGAAAGCACTCCGTCCGGCCCGCTGGAGGACCTTCTGTCAGCCGCTCGCGCGCTGACTTATGCGCGTGACGAAAGTGGCGGGCAGGACGCAGGTTACGGGCTTGAAACCGAAATCGCGCAATTGGACGGTCCATTCATCGAAGTGGCTGGCCGTTCGCAGGAAGCGCTTGAGGCCTTGCGCAAGCCGCTGGTCCGGCTTGGCTTGCGGCTGGAAGCGCTGATCGAGGATGGGCCGGACTGGCTGGACGGCCCTGCCCGTGCGCGGATCGAAGGCGCGCGCGGGGCGATAGGCTGGCGCACAGACCTGCTGGCCGGGTGGATCGCGCTGCTGGCACGGCTGGGTGGTCCCGGCGATCCCGATTTTGTCGACTGGATCGCGGTCGAACGCTCTGACGGGCGCGAATGGGATGTGGGACTGCACCGCCATTACCTCGATCCGATGAAGCCTTTTGCCAATACCGTGCTGGCGCCCGCGCACGGCGTGATGATGACATCGGCCACGTTGCGCGACGGCGAGGACTGGGACAGCGCCATCGTCCGCAGCGGCGCTCCGCATATCGAGGTAGCCCCGCGCCTGTTCGCGGCGGAAAGCCCGTTCGATTATGCGGCGCAGGCCGAAGTCCTGATCGTGACCGACGTGGCGAAAGGAGATATTCCCGCGCTGGCAGCGGCATACGGGCGGCTGATCGAGGCATCGGGCGGCGGGGCGCTGGGCCTGTTCACGGCAATCCGGCGTTTGCGCGCGGTCTATGGCCGGATTGCCGATCGGCTTGCGCGCGGCGGACTGCCGCTGTTCGCCCAGCATGTCGATCCGATCGATACCGGTACGCTGGTGGATATTTTCCGCGACGATCCGCGCGCCTCGCTGCTCGGCACCGATGCCCTGCGCGATGGCGTGGATGTGCCGGGCGATTCGCTGCGGTTGGTCATCATGGAGCAAGTGCCCTGGCCCAAGCCTTCGATCCTCCATCGCGCGCGGCGGTTCGCGGGCGGCGGGCAGGCGCATGATGACCGGATCATTCGCGCCCGGCTGGCGCAGGCGTTCGGGCGGCTGATCCGTTCGGTGGGCGACAAAGGCCATTTCGTGGTGCTTTCGTCCGCATTTCCTTCACGCCTCCTGACGGCATTCCCGCCGGGCACCCCGATCCGTCGGGTTACGCTCGATGTGGCTTTACAAAGCGTGATGGGCAGTGTTTCTGAGACGGCAGCCGCGCATGACCGACCAGAGGGAATTTCGTGA
- a CDS encoding MerR family transcriptional regulator, translated as MNDPSLPGESSGISSNGDGKDPAAFRTIGEVASALGIRQHVLRYWEEQFPTLRPLTRAGGRRYYRPEDVALIGEIDRLLNREGYTIKGARQALRGTKPGPAPVLGPAPAPYPASAIAAGGEGSDLWLAAQIQAIRDRLATALGDQPG; from the coding sequence ATGAACGATCCCAGTCTTCCCGGTGAATCTTCGGGCATTTCCAGCAACGGCGATGGCAAGGATCCTGCCGCATTTCGCACGATTGGCGAAGTGGCAAGCGCCTTGGGCATTCGCCAGCATGTCCTGCGGTACTGGGAAGAACAGTTCCCGACGCTGCGCCCGCTTACGCGGGCGGGCGGGCGGCGCTATTACCGGCCTGAAGATGTCGCGCTGATCGGTGAAATCGATCGGCTGCTCAATCGCGAAGGCTATACGATCAAAGGCGCCCGGCAGGCCCTGCGCGGGACCAAACCCGGTCCTGCGCCAGTGCTCGGTCCTGCGCCAGCGCCCTACCCTGCATCAGCGATTGCAGCCGGTGGCGAAGGCAGTGATCTTTGGCTCGCTGCGCAGATTCAGGCGATCCGCGATCGTCTGGCAACTGCTCTGGGCGATCAGCCCGGTTAG
- the rpmF gene encoding 50S ribosomal protein L32, with translation MAVPKRKTSPSRRGMRRSHDALSVDAFHECSNCGELKRPHNLCNACGHYNGREVIAVGL, from the coding sequence ATGGCCGTCCCCAAAAGAAAGACTTCGCCCTCACGCCGGGGCATGCGCCGCAGCCATGACGCGCTCAGCGTCGATGCATTCCACGAATGCTCGAACTGCGGTGAACTCAAGCGTCCGCACAACCTGTGCAACGCTTGCGGTCACTACAACGGTCGCGAAGTCATCGCTGTCGGGCTTTAA
- a CDS encoding S24 family peptidase, which translates to MEAENDAGARSRLVALAAARGVSLAALSGLIGRNTTYLQQFVRKGSPRKLEENDRRTLAQFFGVPEQELGAGARGAVAAIGQGGGVVAPVGQRAALAEWADVPRLPLGASAGPGAHTSEEIPSGRLRFSNRWLKAQGLEPVMLSVIEVEGDSMEPTLRDGDEILVDRTPRPLRAGIHVIRLDDVLLVKRLESGAGGALRIISDNAAYPRMERPAQDVEIIGRVVWKGGRL; encoded by the coding sequence ATGGAAGCCGAAAACGATGCCGGAGCGCGTTCGCGTCTTGTCGCGCTGGCGGCGGCGCGGGGCGTCAGCCTTGCCGCGCTGTCCGGGCTGATCGGTCGGAACACGACTTATCTCCAGCAGTTCGTGCGCAAGGGCAGCCCCCGTAAGCTTGAGGAGAATGACCGGCGGACTCTGGCCCAGTTCTTCGGCGTTCCTGAACAGGAACTGGGCGCTGGGGCGCGCGGCGCGGTGGCGGCGATCGGGCAGGGTGGCGGTGTTGTGGCACCCGTTGGACAGCGGGCGGCACTGGCCGAATGGGCAGATGTTCCGCGCCTGCCGTTGGGCGCTTCGGCAGGGCCGGGCGCACACACATCAGAGGAAATTCCCTCCGGCCGTCTGCGTTTTTCCAATCGTTGGCTGAAGGCGCAGGGGCTTGAACCTGTGATGCTCTCGGTCATCGAGGTCGAGGGTGATTCGATGGAGCCGACCCTGCGCGATGGGGACGAAATCCTTGTCGACCGCACTCCGCGGCCCTTGCGCGCCGGGATTCACGTGATCCGGCTGGACGATGTCCTGCTGGTCAAACGGCTCGAATCGGGAGCGGGCGGGGCGTTGCGCATTATTTCCGATAACGCTGCCTATCCGCGCATGGAGCGGCCTGCGCAGGACGTCGAGATCATCGGCCGGGTCGTCTGGAAAGGCGGGCGACTTTAG
- a CDS encoding MAPEG family protein, translated as MTILPITLCAAAAAAAINIWLSIRIGMIRSSRKISIGDGGDMTLIARMRAQANFIENTPIVLVLVATIELARSGNPFLLGTAAIYLLGRVAHGIGMDGGPLGFLRGLGTLTTMAAQLGLGVWAVSIALDM; from the coding sequence ATGACCATTTTACCGATCACGCTGTGCGCAGCCGCAGCCGCAGCCGCAATCAACATATGGCTTTCAATCCGCATCGGCATGATCCGAAGCAGCCGTAAAATCAGCATCGGTGATGGCGGCGACATGACCCTGATCGCGCGGATGCGCGCGCAGGCCAATTTTATCGAAAACACCCCAATCGTGCTGGTGCTGGTTGCGACGATCGAACTGGCCCGCAGCGGCAACCCGTTCCTGCTCGGCACGGCGGCCATCTACTTGCTGGGCCGCGTCGCCCATGGCATCGGGATGGACGGGGGGCCGCTGGGCTTCCTGCGCGGCCTCGGCACACTCACGACCATGGCGGCACAACTGGGCCTTGGCGTTTGGGCGGTGTCGATCGCGCTCGATATGTAA
- a CDS encoding integration host factor subunit alpha, which translates to MRSIGTLTRADLAESINRRVGLSRADSLVMVESILQHMCGALADGENVKISGFGTFLLRDKAERVGRNPKTGIEVPITPRRVLSFRASQMLKDRIGQG; encoded by the coding sequence ATGCGTTCCATTGGCACACTTACGCGGGCGGATCTCGCGGAAAGCATCAATCGCCGGGTGGGGCTGTCGCGGGCGGATTCGCTGGTGATGGTAGAATCCATTCTGCAGCACATGTGTGGCGCGCTCGCTGACGGCGAGAACGTCAAGATTTCGGGCTTCGGCACTTTTCTGCTGCGCGACAAGGCGGAGCGGGTCGGGCGCAATCCCAAGACCGGTATCGAGGTGCCTATCACCCCGCGCCGCGTCCTGAGCTTCCGCGCCAGTCAGATGCTGAAGGACCGCATCGGCCAGGGCTGA